In a single window of the Balaenoptera acutorostrata chromosome 3, mBalAcu1.1, whole genome shotgun sequence genome:
- the MBIP gene encoding MAP3K12-binding inhibitory protein 1 isoform X1 has product MATAAELSRPTIGDRSLERSCSPNLSQEVVCEVFRSLHTLAGQLNIRDDVVKITIDWNKLQSLSAFQPALLFSALEQHVLYLQPFLAKLQPLIKEENTTVVEERGKTETGNKNEVNARFPIGDLQEEEKHKDCDLGDVKKTQIHFDPEVVQIKAGKAEIDRRISAFIERKQAEINENNVREFCNVIDCNQENSCARTDAVFTPYPGFKSHVKVSRVVNTYGPQTRPEGIQGSGHKPNSMLRDCGNQAVEERLQNIEAHLRLQTGGPVPRDIYQRIKKLEDRILELEGISPEYFQSVNFSGKRRKVQPPQQNYSLAELDEKISALKQALLRKSREAESMVTHHLP; this is encoded by the exons ATGGCTACTGCCGCTGAGCTTAGTCGCCCGACCATCGGTGACAGGAGCCTAGAGCGGAGCTGCAGCCCCAACCTCTCCCAAGAGGTGGTCTGCGAAGTCTTTCGCTCCTTGCATACCCTGGCTGGACAA CTTAACATCAGAGATGATGTGGTGAAAATTACAATCGATTGGAACAAGCTCCAGAGCCTCTCGGCATTCCAGCCTGCTTTGCTCTTTAGTGCACTTGAACaacatgttttatatttacag CCTTTTTTAGCAAAACTTCAGCCTCTGATTAAAGAGGAGAATACAACTGTTgttgaagaaagaggaaaaacagaaacagggaACAAGAATGAAGTAAATGCCAGATTTCCCATTGGCGACCtacaggaggaagaaaagcacAAAGATTGTGATTTGGGAGATGTGAAAAAGACACAGATCCATTTTGATCCAGAAGTAGTTCAAATAAAGGCTGGAAAAGCAGAA attgacAGACGAATATCTGCATTTATTGAAAGAAAGCAAgctgaaatcaatgaaaacaaCGTCAGGGAATTTTGCAATGTGATTGATTGTAATCAAG AAAATAGTTGTGCGAGAACCGATGCTGTTTTTACTCCTTACCCTGGGTTTAAAAGTCATGTAAAAG TTTCTAGAGTTGTGAATACATATGGACCACAGACTAGACCTGAAGGAATTCAAGGGTCAGGTCATAAACCTAACAGCATGCTCCGCGATTGTGGTAATCAGGCTGTAGAAGAACGACTACAAAACATTGAGGCTCACTTGCGATTGCAGACAG gtGGTCCGGTGCCAAGAGACATTTATCAGAGAATTAAAAAACTTGAGGACAGAATCCTTGAATTGGAAGGCATCTctcctgaatattttcaatctgtA aacttttctggaaaaagaagaaaagttcaaCCACCTCAA CAGAACTATTCACTGGCTGAACTTGATGAGAAAATTAGTGCCCTCAAGCAAGCTCTGCTCAGAAAATCaagagaagcagaatccatgGTGACTCATCACCTTCCATGA
- the MBIP gene encoding MAP3K12-binding inhibitory protein 1 isoform X3 encodes MATAAELSRPTIGDRSLERSCSPNLSQEVVCEVFRSLHTLAGQPFLAKLQPLIKEENTTVVEERGKTETGNKNEVNARFPIGDLQEEEKHKDCDLGDVKKTQIHFDPEVVQIKAGKAEIDRRISAFIERKQAEINENNVREFCNVIDCNQENSCARTDAVFTPYPGFKSHVKVSRVVNTYGPQTRPEGIQGSGHKPNSMLRDCGNQAVEERLQNIEAHLRLQTGGPVPRDIYQRIKKLEDRILELEGISPEYFQSVNFSGKRRKVQPPQQNYSLAELDEKISALKQALLRKSREAESMVTHHLP; translated from the exons ATGGCTACTGCCGCTGAGCTTAGTCGCCCGACCATCGGTGACAGGAGCCTAGAGCGGAGCTGCAGCCCCAACCTCTCCCAAGAGGTGGTCTGCGAAGTCTTTCGCTCCTTGCATACCCTGGCTGGACAA CCTTTTTTAGCAAAACTTCAGCCTCTGATTAAAGAGGAGAATACAACTGTTgttgaagaaagaggaaaaacagaaacagggaACAAGAATGAAGTAAATGCCAGATTTCCCATTGGCGACCtacaggaggaagaaaagcacAAAGATTGTGATTTGGGAGATGTGAAAAAGACACAGATCCATTTTGATCCAGAAGTAGTTCAAATAAAGGCTGGAAAAGCAGAA attgacAGACGAATATCTGCATTTATTGAAAGAAAGCAAgctgaaatcaatgaaaacaaCGTCAGGGAATTTTGCAATGTGATTGATTGTAATCAAG AAAATAGTTGTGCGAGAACCGATGCTGTTTTTACTCCTTACCCTGGGTTTAAAAGTCATGTAAAAG TTTCTAGAGTTGTGAATACATATGGACCACAGACTAGACCTGAAGGAATTCAAGGGTCAGGTCATAAACCTAACAGCATGCTCCGCGATTGTGGTAATCAGGCTGTAGAAGAACGACTACAAAACATTGAGGCTCACTTGCGATTGCAGACAG gtGGTCCGGTGCCAAGAGACATTTATCAGAGAATTAAAAAACTTGAGGACAGAATCCTTGAATTGGAAGGCATCTctcctgaatattttcaatctgtA aacttttctggaaaaagaagaaaagttcaaCCACCTCAA CAGAACTATTCACTGGCTGAACTTGATGAGAAAATTAGTGCCCTCAAGCAAGCTCTGCTCAGAAAATCaagagaagcagaatccatgGTGACTCATCACCTTCCATGA
- the MBIP gene encoding MAP3K12-binding inhibitory protein 1 isoform X2, with protein MATAAELSRPTIGDRSLERSCSPNLSQEVVCEVFRSLHTLAGQLNIRDDVVKITIDWNKLQSLSAFQPALLFSALEQHVLYLQPFLAKLQPLIKEENTTVVEERGKTETGNKNEVNARFPIGDLQEEEKHKDCDLGDVKKTQIHFDPEVVQIKAGKAEIDRRISAFIERKQAEINENNVREFCNVIDCNQENSCARTDAVFTPYPGFKSHVKVSRVVNTYGPQTRPEGIQGSGHKPNSMLRDCGNQAVEERLQNIEAHLRLQTGGPVPRDIYQRIKKLEDRILELEGISPEYFQSVNFSGKRRKVQPPQNYSLAELDEKISALKQALLRKSREAESMVTHHLP; from the exons ATGGCTACTGCCGCTGAGCTTAGTCGCCCGACCATCGGTGACAGGAGCCTAGAGCGGAGCTGCAGCCCCAACCTCTCCCAAGAGGTGGTCTGCGAAGTCTTTCGCTCCTTGCATACCCTGGCTGGACAA CTTAACATCAGAGATGATGTGGTGAAAATTACAATCGATTGGAACAAGCTCCAGAGCCTCTCGGCATTCCAGCCTGCTTTGCTCTTTAGTGCACTTGAACaacatgttttatatttacag CCTTTTTTAGCAAAACTTCAGCCTCTGATTAAAGAGGAGAATACAACTGTTgttgaagaaagaggaaaaacagaaacagggaACAAGAATGAAGTAAATGCCAGATTTCCCATTGGCGACCtacaggaggaagaaaagcacAAAGATTGTGATTTGGGAGATGTGAAAAAGACACAGATCCATTTTGATCCAGAAGTAGTTCAAATAAAGGCTGGAAAAGCAGAA attgacAGACGAATATCTGCATTTATTGAAAGAAAGCAAgctgaaatcaatgaaaacaaCGTCAGGGAATTTTGCAATGTGATTGATTGTAATCAAG AAAATAGTTGTGCGAGAACCGATGCTGTTTTTACTCCTTACCCTGGGTTTAAAAGTCATGTAAAAG TTTCTAGAGTTGTGAATACATATGGACCACAGACTAGACCTGAAGGAATTCAAGGGTCAGGTCATAAACCTAACAGCATGCTCCGCGATTGTGGTAATCAGGCTGTAGAAGAACGACTACAAAACATTGAGGCTCACTTGCGATTGCAGACAG gtGGTCCGGTGCCAAGAGACATTTATCAGAGAATTAAAAAACTTGAGGACAGAATCCTTGAATTGGAAGGCATCTctcctgaatattttcaatctgtA aacttttctggaaaaagaagaaaagttcaaCCACCTCAA AACTATTCACTGGCTGAACTTGATGAGAAAATTAGTGCCCTCAAGCAAGCTCTGCTCAGAAAATCaagagaagcagaatccatgGTGACTCATCACCTTCCATGA